From Pandoraea vervacti, the proteins below share one genomic window:
- a CDS encoding single-stranded DNA-binding protein, which produces MASVNKVILVGNLGADPEVRYMPSGDAVANIRLATTDRYKDKQSGEFKEMTEWHRVSFFGRLAEIVNEYLKKGSSVYIEGRIRTRKYQAQDGTDRYSTEIVADQMQMLGGRGGEGGGGGGGGGYSRGGGGDEGGGGGYSRGGGGGGGGGRQQAPAKQSGGGFDDMDDDIPF; this is translated from the coding sequence ATGGCATCAGTCAACAAAGTGATTCTGGTCGGCAATCTGGGCGCCGACCCCGAAGTCCGCTACATGCCGAGCGGCGATGCGGTTGCGAACATTCGTCTGGCGACGACCGATCGTTACAAGGACAAGCAGTCCGGCGAGTTCAAGGAAATGACCGAATGGCACCGTGTGTCGTTCTTCGGCCGTCTTGCGGAAATCGTCAACGAATACCTGAAGAAGGGCTCGTCGGTGTATATCGAAGGCCGTATCCGCACGCGCAAGTATCAGGCGCAGGACGGTACGGACCGTTACAGCACGGAGATCGTGGCCGACCAGATGCAGATGCTCGGCGGCCGTGGTGGTGAAGGCGGCGGCGGCGGCGGTGGCGGTGGCTACTCGCGCGGCGGCGGCGGTGACGAAGGCGGTGGTGGCGGCTACTCGCGCGGCGGTGGTGGCGGCGGCGGCGGTGGTCGTCAGCAAGCCCCGGCCAAGCAGTCGGGCGGCGGCTTCGACGACATGGACGACGATATTCCGTTCTGA
- a CDS encoding MFS transporter: MTTVKHDAPVMAHGSPTVDRRMARVAFASMAGTAIEAFDFLAYGTAAALVFNKLFFPSLDSATGTLAAFGAFASGLFARPLGGILFGHFGDRVGRKSILIASLVLMGLCTTLIGLLPTYDDIGIWAAVLLVALRIGQGVSFGGEMGGAVLMAVEHAPPKSKSFYGSLPQAGAPIGILLSTGAFALVNLLPNETFLQWGWRIPFLASAALIVIGVFIRMKVEESPDFTAVQAQRKVSRLPVRDVLVHHWKPLLLAIGGKLAEVTLVYTIIVFSISYATGNLGFSRADALNAVMIGSVCQIVTIPLFGWLGDRVGARRLYIAGTLLLTVMAVPLFHAMGTGSLPIYTAAAVVALALNYAMIFGPQSSLYAAQFPPELRYSGISIGIQVAAAIGGGLAPLIAATLVARLGGIGSVGIYLSVLGLIGAVSAWGMKPTASD; the protein is encoded by the coding sequence ATGACCACGGTAAAGCACGACGCGCCGGTCATGGCGCATGGCAGCCCCACGGTGGACCGCCGCATGGCACGGGTCGCGTTCGCGTCCATGGCGGGCACGGCCATCGAAGCGTTCGACTTTCTCGCCTACGGCACGGCGGCCGCGCTCGTCTTCAATAAACTGTTCTTTCCAAGCCTGGACTCTGCCACGGGCACGCTGGCGGCCTTCGGCGCGTTCGCCTCGGGGCTCTTCGCGAGGCCGCTCGGCGGCATCCTTTTCGGTCACTTCGGCGATCGCGTCGGCCGCAAGTCCATCCTGATTGCAAGCCTCGTGCTCATGGGGTTGTGCACTACGCTCATTGGCCTGCTGCCAACGTACGACGACATCGGCATCTGGGCCGCCGTGCTGCTCGTGGCGTTGCGTATCGGACAGGGCGTGTCGTTCGGCGGCGAGATGGGCGGCGCCGTGCTCATGGCCGTGGAGCATGCGCCGCCGAAGTCGAAATCGTTCTACGGCAGCTTGCCGCAAGCGGGCGCGCCGATCGGCATCCTGCTGTCGACAGGCGCCTTCGCTCTGGTCAACCTGTTGCCAAACGAGACCTTCCTGCAATGGGGCTGGCGCATCCCGTTCCTGGCCAGCGCCGCGCTCATCGTCATCGGCGTGTTCATTCGCATGAAGGTCGAAGAGTCGCCTGACTTCACGGCGGTACAGGCGCAGCGCAAAGTGTCGCGGTTGCCGGTGCGCGACGTGCTCGTGCATCACTGGAAGCCGCTCCTGCTCGCGATCGGCGGCAAGCTTGCCGAGGTCACGCTCGTCTACACCATCATCGTGTTCTCCATCTCGTATGCCACGGGAAATCTCGGCTTCTCGCGCGCTGATGCGCTGAACGCGGTGATGATTGGCTCCGTGTGTCAGATCGTGACGATTCCGTTGTTCGGCTGGCTTGGCGATCGTGTCGGCGCACGACGCCTCTACATCGCGGGCACGCTGCTGCTCACCGTCATGGCCGTGCCGCTGTTCCACGCGATGGGCACCGGCTCGCTGCCGATTTACACCGCGGCGGCCGTCGTCGCGCTGGCGCTGAACTACGCCATGATTTTCGGGCCGCAATCGAGCCTCTATGCCGCGCAATTCCCGCCGGAGCTGCGTTACTCGGGCATTTCGATTGGCATTCAGGTGGCGGCGGCCATCGGCGGCGGACTCGCCCCGCTCATCGCTGCCACGCTGGTGGCGCGACTTGGCGGCATCGGCTCGGTCGGTATTTACCTGAGCGTACTGGGCCTGATCGGTGCAGTGAGCGCGTGGGGCATGAAGCCGACGGCGTCGGACTGA
- a CDS encoding MFS transporter: MTPLEVRASASLAGIFALRMLGLFLIMPVFSVFAQTIPGGNDTFLVGLAIGIYGLTQSLLYIPYGWASDRLGRKPVIIFGLVVFAIGSLVAAMAHDLTWIIVGRAIQGAGAISSAVMACVADLTSDANRTKAMAMIGGSIGVSFAVAIVCAPFLYHWLGMSGLFSAIGILAVLAIFVVLWVVPTPPVHAKAGPAPFSEVLHNPELLRLNFGVFVLHATQTALFVAMPRMLVAAGLPVAQHWEIYLPVMGLSFVAMVPAIIAAEKRGKMKAVLLSAIALVAVAQVALGGLPPTVGVIAVVLFVYFLGFNVLEASQPSLVSKLAPGQRKGAAVGVYNTTQALGLFCGGALGGFLMTHYGQNAIFLTCAAGAVVWLIIAAPMRTPAPRQS, encoded by the coding sequence ATGACCCCGCTAGAAGTGCGCGCCAGTGCGTCGCTCGCGGGGATTTTTGCATTGCGCATGCTCGGTCTGTTTCTGATCATGCCGGTGTTCTCGGTCTTCGCGCAGACCATTCCGGGGGGCAACGACACGTTTCTCGTGGGGCTGGCCATCGGCATCTACGGGCTGACGCAGTCGTTGCTTTACATCCCGTACGGATGGGCGTCAGACCGGCTCGGGCGCAAGCCTGTCATCATTTTCGGCCTCGTCGTCTTCGCCATCGGTTCGCTGGTGGCGGCGATGGCCCATGACCTGACGTGGATCATCGTCGGTCGCGCGATTCAGGGCGCCGGCGCCATCTCCTCGGCGGTCATGGCCTGTGTGGCGGACCTGACGAGCGACGCGAACCGCACCAAGGCGATGGCGATGATCGGCGGCAGCATCGGCGTGTCGTTTGCCGTGGCGATCGTGTGTGCGCCTTTCCTGTATCACTGGCTGGGCATGAGCGGGTTGTTCTCGGCCATCGGCATACTGGCCGTGCTGGCGATTTTCGTGGTGCTCTGGGTGGTGCCGACACCGCCCGTGCATGCCAAGGCCGGGCCCGCGCCGTTCTCGGAAGTGCTGCATAACCCGGAACTGCTGCGTCTGAATTTCGGCGTGTTCGTCCTGCATGCGACGCAGACGGCGCTCTTCGTGGCGATGCCGCGCATGCTGGTGGCCGCCGGGCTGCCGGTCGCACAGCATTGGGAAATTTATCTGCCGGTGATGGGGCTGTCGTTTGTGGCGATGGTGCCTGCGATCATCGCGGCGGAAAAGCGCGGCAAGATGAAGGCCGTGCTGCTCTCGGCGATTGCGCTGGTCGCCGTGGCGCAGGTCGCGCTTGGTGGCTTGCCGCCGACGGTCGGCGTGATTGCCGTGGTGCTGTTTGTGTACTTCCTGGGCTTCAACGTGCTCGAAGCGTCGCAGCCGTCGCTGGTGTCGAAACTGGCGCCGGGACAGCGCAAGGGCGCAGCGGTCGGGGTGTACAACACGACGCAGGCACTCGGTCTTTTCTGCGGTGGGGCACTAGGGGGTTTTCTGATGACCCACTACGGTCAAAACGCAATCTTCCTGACTTGCGCAGCCGGGGCGGTCGTGTGGCTTATAATCGCCGCACCGATGAGGACGCCAGCGCCTCGTCAATCCTGA
- a CDS encoding aldolase: MTSNFTWRNFMLDEVKQAVTDRALDDMRTRLDMGNWTDREKVVLTCRMLAMENHSETLAGQITVRCDDGTYLTTPLAVAFDEIEPRHVIRVDDSLRLLEGNGMANPAVRFHLWVYRRRPDVRSIVHTHPPYVSTLSMTGRPLRVAHMDATPFFDDCAFLKEWPGLPIADDEGEIISAALGTRRTILLAHHGFLAATSSIEETAYLSMLIERAARNQLMAETLGPVKELDPALARESHDFLLQPSIVKASFAMFGRRVLRHAPDALRSTGA; encoded by the coding sequence ATGACAAGCAACTTTACATGGAGGAACTTCATGCTGGACGAGGTCAAACAGGCGGTCACCGACCGCGCGCTCGACGACATGCGAACGCGCCTGGATATGGGCAACTGGACCGACAGGGAAAAGGTCGTGCTGACCTGTCGCATGCTTGCGATGGAGAACCATTCGGAGACGCTGGCGGGACAAATCACCGTGCGCTGCGACGACGGCACCTATCTCACCACGCCCCTGGCGGTGGCGTTCGACGAGATCGAACCGCGCCATGTCATTCGCGTGGACGACTCGCTGCGTCTGCTCGAAGGCAACGGCATGGCCAACCCCGCGGTGCGCTTTCACCTGTGGGTCTACCGGCGGCGGCCCGACGTGCGTAGCATCGTGCATACGCATCCGCCTTATGTCTCGACACTCTCCATGACGGGACGCCCGCTGCGCGTGGCGCACATGGACGCCACGCCGTTCTTCGACGATTGCGCGTTCCTGAAGGAGTGGCCGGGCCTGCCGATTGCCGACGACGAGGGCGAGATCATTTCCGCTGCACTCGGCACGCGCCGCACGATCCTGCTCGCACACCACGGCTTTCTGGCCGCAACGTCGTCCATCGAAGAGACAGCGTACCTGTCGATGCTGATCGAGCGCGCGGCGCGCAATCAATTGATGGCAGAAACACTCGGCCCGGTGAAGGAGCTCGACCCCGCGCTCGCCAGGGAATCGCATGACTTCCTGCTGCAACCGAGCATCGTCAAGGCGAGCTTCGCGATGTTCGGGCGGCGCGTCCTGCGACACGCACCGGACGCCCTTCGAAGCACTGGCGCGTAA